The nucleotide sequence GCGTACGGCCTGATGCGCGCGATGCTCTCGACCCTGGACGCGGCCGACGAGCCGTCGCCGCTTTTTCCGCTCCTTTTTCGGGCGCGGATGACGTTTTTGCACGGCATGTTGCCGGCCTGCGGCCAGTGCGCCGTCTGCGGCCAGCCCCTGGGCCATGACGGAGCGGTGTGCCATGTGGAGGAGGGGCGGGTGGCCTGCCCCGACTGCCGCGCGGCCGCCTCGGGTGGCGTGCATGCCCGCCTTGGCGGTGAGGCGCTGGCGCTTCTGGCTTCGGCCGTGGAGCAGGGGCCGGAGCAGTGGGCCGCCTGCCGGCCCCATCCGGCCGCCGGCCGGGAGTTTTCCCGGGCCGTGGATCTCCTGGTGCGCTACCACATGGGGCTGGCCTGGGAGCAGGGTGGATTCGTGCGAGCCTGATTTGGGGGGCGCGCGGCGTATTTCGTAGGCCCGGTCGGACTGTCGTTTTGCCTCGGTCCTGCTGGACCGGCCCAAGCGGCCGGTGAACGGATTTTATTTGGCCGGGAGGCTTTTCGCGGGGCGCGGCGCGTGCGCCGGCCCGCCCCGTCGCCGCCGCTGCCCGGCCGGCGGCGAAACCTTGAAATCGGAGCGAGCATGTACTTTCAGGATGTCATTTTGACGCTGCAAAACTTCTGGGCCAAGTCCGGTTGCCTGGTGGTCCAGCCCTACGACAGCGAGGTCGGGGCCGGCACCTTCAATCCGCATACGTTTTTCCGGGTCATCGGTCCCGAACCCTGGAACGTCGCCTACGTGCAGCCCTCGCGCCGCCCCACCGACGGCCGCTACGGCGAAAATCCCAACCGCCTGCAGCACTATTACCAGTTCCAGGTGATCCTCAAGCCCTCGCCGGACAACATCCAGGATCTCTATTTGCAAAGCCTGGCCGCCCTGGGGCTTTCCGCCTCGGACCACGACGTGCGTTTCGTTGAGGACGACTGGGAATCCCCCACCCTTGGGGCCTGGGGCCTGGGCTGGGAAGTCTGGCTCGACGGCATGGAAGCCACCCAGTTCACCTACTTCCAGCAGGTGGGCGGCATCGACCTGTCGCCGGTTTCGGTGGAGATCACCTATGGCCTTGAGCGCATCACCATGTACCTGCAGCAAAAGGACTCGGTCTACGACCTGGATTGGAACGACCAGGTCACCTACGGCCAAGTGCACCAGCGCGGCGAATACGAACATTCGCGCTACAATTTCGAGGAATCCGACGCCGCCATGCTCCTGGCCCATTTCAATGCCTGCGAGAAGGAGTGCAAACGGCTGTGCGAACTGGGCCTGCCCTGGCCGGCCTATGACTACTGCCTCAAGTGTTCCCACGCCTTCAACATGCTCGAAGCCCGGGGAGCCATCTCCATCACCGAGCGCACCGGCTACATCGGCCGGGTGCGGGCCCTGGCCTCGGCGCTGGCCCGGCTCTACGCTGCCCAGCGCAAGGAACTCGACTATCCCCTGCTCAACAAAGGCTAAAGGAACCACGCCATGTCCCATTTTCTGTTCGAGATCGGATTCGAGGAGATGCCGGCCCGGTTCCTGCCCGGGCTCGTCGACGAGGTGAAAAAGCTCTTTGCCGAAGGGCTGACCCAGGCCAAGGTCGACTGCGGGACCATCGCCGCCTTTGCCACGCCCCGCCGTCTGGTCGTCAGCGTGCCCGACCTGGCCGCCGCCGCCCGCCGGGAAGAGGAAGTCGTCAGCGGCCCGCCCGAGAAAGTGGGCTTCGACGCCGCCGGCGCGCCCACCAAGGCCGCCGAGGGCTTTGCCAAGGGCCAGGGCCTGGACGTGTCCGCCGTCTTCGTCATGGACACGCCCAAGGGCCGCTATCTGGCCCTGCGCAAGACCACCGGCGGCGAGGCCGCCATTGAACTCCTGCCGGCCCTGTGCCTGGAGGCGGTCAAAAAGCTCTCCTTCCCCAAGCGCATGCGCTGGGGCAGCCGCGAGTTCGCCTTTGGCCGGCCGGTGCACTGGTTTTTGGCTCTTCTCGACGACGCTGTGGTGCCGTTCCAGTTCGACGACATCACCTCCGGCCGCGCTACCTACGGCCAGCGCATCATGGGCCCCGGCCCCTTCGAGGTGCCCACGGCGGCCGCCTATTTCGACATCATCCGCGACAAGGGCAAGGTCGTTCTCGACGCCCGGGAACGCGAAGGCATCGTGCGCTCCCAGGCCGAAGCCCTGGCCAAGGAAGCCGGCGGCACGGCCGTCATCAATCCGGCCCTTTTGGCTGAGGTCACGGGCCTCACCGAACATCCGGTGGTGCTGCTTGGCCGTTTCGACCCCAAATTCCTCGACGTGCCCCGCGAAGTGCTCATCACCAGCATGGAGAGCCATCAAAAGAGCTTTGCCGTGGAAGACGGCAAGGGCGGGCTTCTGCCCGTTTTCCTGACGACCCTGGGCCTTGTGCCGGGCAATGTGGAACTCGTGCGCCGGGGCTGGCAGCGGGTGCTGACCGCCCGCCTGGAAGACGCCCGGTTTTTCTGGGAGGCCGATCTTTCGGCCAGCCTGGAAACCTGGCAGAAAAAGCTGGAAAACGTGGTCTTCCTGGCCGGCCTTGGCTCCATGCGCGACAAGGGCAAGCGGTTGGAACGGCTGTGCGGGCTTATCGCCGAACAGGCCGGCAAGCCCGAGATCATGCTGGAAGCCTCCCAGGCCGGCGGACTGGCCAAAGTTGATCTCGTTTCGGATATGGTGGGCGAGTTCGCCGAACTCCAAGGGATCATGGGCGGCATTTACAGCCGTCGCAAGGGCCAGTCCAAGACGGCCTCCCGGGCCGTGGCCGAGCAGTATCTGCCGGCCGGACCGGACAGCCCCGTGCCGGCGACCCTGGCCGGCGCCATCCTGTCCATCGCCGACAAGGCCGACACTCTGGCCGGCTGCTTCGGCCTGGACATGGCCCCGACCGGCGCGGCCGACCCCTACGCCCTGCGCCGGGCGGCCCTGGGCATCTGCCGCGTCGTCATCGAGCACGGCTTGCGCCTGGACCTCATGGAACTGCTCCAGGGAGCCATCGACGGCTACGGCGAGGTGAAGTTCAAGGTGGACCGCACCCACGTCCTGGCCAAGCTCCTCGACTTCTTCGGCCAGCGCCTCAAGGCCTACTTCACCGGCCAGGGCTACGACACCTTGGTGGTGGAAGCGGCCCTGGGCGCGTCCTACACCGACATCGCCGCGCTGTCGGCCCGTCTGTCCGCCCTGGCCGGATTCGCCGCCAAGCCGGACTTTGACCAGGCCGTGCTGACCTTCAAGCGGGCCGCCAACATCATTCGCAAGCAGGGCGTGGGAGCCGGCGTGCCGCTGACCGGCGCGGTCAAGGCGGCGCTCCTGGAAGAGCAGGCCGAGAAGGATCTGGCGGCGGTGTGCCAGGACGTGTTCCCGCGCTTCGATGCGCTCTTCGATGCCGGCGACTACGGGGCGGTGCTGGAGCTGCTTTACGAGCTGCGGCCGTCGGTGGACGCCTTCTTCGACAACGTCATGGTCATGTGCGACGACATGGATATGCGGCTTAACCGCCTCAATCTGCTCAAGTCGCTGGTTGACCGTCTGGGCCGGGTGGCGGATTTCGCCGCCCTACAAGTGTAATATTCGCATAAATTGCTTGACAGGGTTGGCGCATTGGGCTAGCTAATCCTGCTTCAGCGAACACTTCACGGAGGAACGATCCTTGGCCAACCATAAATCCGCCATCAAACGGCATCGTCAAAACCTTTTGGCCCGGGCTCGCAACCGGGCGGTCAAGACCCGCGTGCGTAACGTCATCAAGGCCGTGCGCGCCGCCCTGATCGGCGGGGACGCCGCTGCCGCCGAAACCGCCCTGCTGACCGCCACCAAGGTGCTCGACAAGGCCGCCACCAAAAAGATCATTCACTGGAAGACCGCCGCCCGCAACATCTCGCGGCTGTCCACTGCCGTCAACAAGGCCAAATCGGCCTAGTCTTCCGGTTTACTGGTGTTTTTCCAAGGCCCGCCGCGAGGTTTCGCGGTGGGCTTTTGGCGTTTGCAGCATGGCGACTGCGGCTGTTTGGCTGGGCGGAGTGGGACGGTCCTGAGGCTTTTGCCGGGGTGAATTTCGGCTGGCGCTTGCGCCTTGGCCGGGGCAGAGTCGGGCGACGCACCCGAAAGGAGCAGGGCATGGGCAAATGGTTTGGAACGATGGTGTTGGCGATGCTGTTTACAGCGCTCGGCGGGGCTGTTGCCTTTGCCGGGCCGCCCGTTTCCGCTATTTCGGCCAGTTACGACGCGGACAAGCCGGCGGCCGGCCGGCCCCATCCGGCCGCGACCGAGGCGGAAAAAGCCCTGGACAAGCTGCTGCGGCTTTCGGAGAAGCGCGTCGGGCTGGTGGCCGCGCTGCTTGGCCGACCTGGCGGCGGCAAGGGCGAGGCCGCCTTGGCGCGCGAGCTGACCACCGTCCGGCTACGCCATGATCTGTCCGAGCTGGAACGCAAAGCCGTTCGCGACAACTGCAAAGGGCGCTATATTCCTGGTGAACTCTGCGGCCTGGATTACAATCCGCTCACCTGCGCCCAGGACGAATCCGACGCGCCCTATAGCTACCGCACCACGGCCGCGACTGCCGACCGGTCGGACATCACCTATTCCTGGCCGGGCTCGGCCGCCCCTTCGGCGAGCTTTGTCATGGTCCGGGAGGCAGGGGTCTGGAAGCTCGACGCCGCGCGGTGTCTGCCGTGACCGGGGAGAATGGGCGAGCGAGGCGGCTGCTGGTCGCGGCCGACATTTACGGCATCACCCCGGCGCTTCGCGCCTTGGCGGCCGATCTCGGCGGCGAGGCCGAGTTCCTTTCTCCTTGGGAAGGCGAGGGCAGTCCCTTTGCCACGGAACAGGACTCCCACGCCGCGTTCGTTGCCGGGCCCGGGCTTGAGGCCTATGCCGAGCGGATTGCCATGGCGTCGGCCGGGGAGCCGGTTATGCTGGTGGGATTTAGCGTCGGGGCCACGGCGGCCTGGCTTTTCGCCGCCGGGCAGCATTGTCATCCAGACTGCCGGCTCGTGCTGTTCTACGGCTCGCGCATCCGCCATTATCTGGATTTGCGCCCGCGTTGCCGGGTGGAGGCCATTTTCGCCGAACACGAAGCGGCTTTTGATCCGCAGGCCGTGGCGGCGGCCATCGCCTCGGAGACGGTGCGGACCGAGGTCGTGCCGGACTCGGCCCATGGATTTATGAACGCGCTTTCGCCGGGCTATGACGCGGCGTTGGCCGGGCGGCAGCTTGCCGCGCTACGCACGGCAACGGCAGAAGTCCTGTCACTGTAAAAAGCCGTCGTCACGGTACGGGAGCTTGGTCATGAAACAAGGCAGGATGAAAGCCCGGGTCCGGTACTGGGTGGTTGTGCTGCTGTGGGCGACGTTGCTGCTGGCGAACACGAGCGCCCCGTGTCTGGCCGCGCCCAGCCACACGATTGACGCGCGTTTTGATCCCGCCGCCAGGACCCTGGCCGTCACGGCGACATTGATCCTTCCAGGCGGGCAGGGCGGGCACGTCGTCACCCTTGCGCCCACGGCCAGGGACTTGCGTCTTGCCGCCGGCAACGTCGCCATTGCCTTCCAGCGTGCCAAGGACACTGTCCGCTTCCATACGCCGCCGGGCACGTCGTCGATCCGGCTGGACTATGTCCTGCCGCTGGACGCGCCGCCGGAGGAACTGCCGGTCTCCATGGACAATCCCGGCGCGCTGGCCTCGGACGCGGTCAGCGGCGCTGACTGGGCCATGCTCATGCCGGCAAGCCTCTGGCATCCGCTGCTTGCGGGTAGGGCCAACGCCTACCATCTGCGCTTGAGCGCCCCAAGCGGCATCAAAGCCGTCACCCAGGGAACGCTTGGACGAATTGACGATCAGGATGGGCAAACCGTCTCCACCTGGGACATTGCCAAGCCCGTGGGCCGTCTGGGCCTTTGCCTGGCTCCCTACACGCTTTCCGAGGCCAGGGACGCGCCGGCCCTGGTCCAGACCTTTCTGCTGGCCCAGTCGAACCGATTGGCTGCGACCTATCTGGCCGCTTCGGCCAAGTATTTGCGCTTTTACACCGATCTGCACGGACCCTACGCCTTTACGAAGTTCGCGGTGGCGGAGAATCCGCTGCCCACGGGCTACGGCCTGCCGTCCTACACGTTGCTCGGCTCCCAGGTCATTGCCTTGCCCTTCATTCCGGCCACCAGCCTGCGCCACGAGATCGCCCATTCGTGGTGGGGCAACGGCGTGCTGGTGGACGACGCCGGGGGCAACTGGTGCGAGGGGCTGACCACCTATGTGGCCGATTACCTGGCCAAGGAGGAGGAGTCGCCCCAGGCGGCCCGGGAGTATCGCCTGAAAACCTTGCGCGCCTTTGCCGCCTTGGCCGGCCAGGGCCAGGACATGCCGCTGGACCGCTTTGGCGGGCGTTTTTCGCCGGCCAGTCAGGCGGTTGGTTACGGCAAGGCGATGTACGTCTTTCACATGCTGCGTGGCTTCGTCGGCGAGGCCGCCTTTTGGCAGGGATTGCGCCAGCTCTATGCCGCGCGTCTTTTCAAGCCCACCTCCTGGGAAGACATCCGCCGCGTCTATGCCGGGCTGCCCGGGTTCGACGCGGCCCGCAGCCGGCGCTTTTTCCGCCAATGGCTGACGCGCCCGGGCGGCCCGACCCCGCGGCTGGAGCGGGTCGCGGCCAAGGCCAATCCGGCCGGCGGCTATGACGTGACGGTTGTTGTCGGCCAGGGCGGGCAACCGTATCTGCTGCGTCTGACTCTTGCTGTCGAAACCGAGGCCGGCCAAACGGCCACGACCTTCGTCATGGACAGCCGGCGGCATACGGCGTCGCTGACCGTGCCGGCCAGGCCGCTGCGGGCGGTCCTGGACCCCGGGGCCGACTGTTTCCGGCTACTGGACGCGGCCGAATCCCCGCCCACGGTCAACGCGGTCAAGGCCAGCCGGGCGCTGACGGTGCTGGTGGCCGACGACGCGCCCGAGAGTCTCCAGGCCGCCGTGCCCCGGCTGTTGGCCGGCCTGGGCCAGGAAGGCGCGCGGTTGATCCGGGAATCCGCCCTGGATGGGCCAGCCGTCGCCGCCCTTGGGCAGGGCGACGTGCTGGTCGTGGGTCGGCCCCGGGTGGCCGTCGAGGGCATGGTCGACGCCCTGGCCTTGTCGCCGGAGAGCGACACGGCGTTTGCCGTGGTCAAGCGGGGGCAAGGGATCGCGGCGGCATTCACGGCCCGGCCCGAAGCGGCGGCCAAGGATGTGGAAGCGGCGGCGGGCAAGGTCACCCACTATGGTTCGTTTGGGATTGTGGGATTCAAGGAAGGCAAGAACGTGCGGAAAAGCACGCCGGAACCAGCGGATTCGCCGTTAATCAAAACATTTTGACGTCTCCATGTGGGGGCCGGGGGGGCGGTCGGCCCCCGGCCGCCGGAGGCATCCGCCTTTGCGCTAAGGCGTGATCCGCAACCGCGCCTTCCCGTCCTCCATCTCCGCCACTCGCCCGATGACCGCCGCCAGATCGCCGGCCGCTTCCAACATCGCCTG is from Solidesulfovibrio magneticus RS-1 and encodes:
- a CDS encoding DNA repair protein RecO, coding for MEYSDQALILAVKRFREIDAWVRLLSPTRGVYTAFAFGGLKSRRRFLGCLDPLNHVQFKVRRSGYRGYHCLAEGKLLDAPRQLRSHPQRLGMAVNCLKFFEAAPVAPGSFAQAYGLMRAMLSTLDAADEPSPLFPLLFRARMTFLHGMLPACGQCAVCGQPLGHDGAVCHVEEGRVACPDCRAAASGGVHARLGGEALALLASAVEQGPEQWAACRPHPAAGREFSRAVDLLVRYHMGLAWEQGGFVRA
- a CDS encoding glycine--tRNA ligase subunit alpha, with translation MYFQDVILTLQNFWAKSGCLVVQPYDSEVGAGTFNPHTFFRVIGPEPWNVAYVQPSRRPTDGRYGENPNRLQHYYQFQVILKPSPDNIQDLYLQSLAALGLSASDHDVRFVEDDWESPTLGAWGLGWEVWLDGMEATQFTYFQQVGGIDLSPVSVEITYGLERITMYLQQKDSVYDLDWNDQVTYGQVHQRGEYEHSRYNFEESDAAMLLAHFNACEKECKRLCELGLPWPAYDYCLKCSHAFNMLEARGAISITERTGYIGRVRALASALARLYAAQRKELDYPLLNKG
- the glyS gene encoding glycine--tRNA ligase subunit beta, whose amino-acid sequence is MSHFLFEIGFEEMPARFLPGLVDEVKKLFAEGLTQAKVDCGTIAAFATPRRLVVSVPDLAAAARREEEVVSGPPEKVGFDAAGAPTKAAEGFAKGQGLDVSAVFVMDTPKGRYLALRKTTGGEAAIELLPALCLEAVKKLSFPKRMRWGSREFAFGRPVHWFLALLDDAVVPFQFDDITSGRATYGQRIMGPGPFEVPTAAAYFDIIRDKGKVVLDAREREGIVRSQAEALAKEAGGTAVINPALLAEVTGLTEHPVVLLGRFDPKFLDVPREVLITSMESHQKSFAVEDGKGGLLPVFLTTLGLVPGNVELVRRGWQRVLTARLEDARFFWEADLSASLETWQKKLENVVFLAGLGSMRDKGKRLERLCGLIAEQAGKPEIMLEASQAGGLAKVDLVSDMVGEFAELQGIMGGIYSRRKGQSKTASRAVAEQYLPAGPDSPVPATLAGAILSIADKADTLAGCFGLDMAPTGAADPYALRRAALGICRVVIEHGLRLDLMELLQGAIDGYGEVKFKVDRTHVLAKLLDFFGQRLKAYFTGQGYDTLVVEAALGASYTDIAALSARLSALAGFAAKPDFDQAVLTFKRAANIIRKQGVGAGVPLTGAVKAALLEEQAEKDLAAVCQDVFPRFDALFDAGDYGAVLELLYELRPSVDAFFDNVMVMCDDMDMRLNRLNLLKSLVDRLGRVADFAALQV
- the rpsT gene encoding 30S ribosomal protein S20; this translates as MANHKSAIKRHRQNLLARARNRAVKTRVRNVIKAVRAALIGGDAAAAETALLTATKVLDKAATKKIIHWKTAARNISRLSTAVNKAKSA
- a CDS encoding dienelactone hydrolase family protein, whose protein sequence is MTGENGRARRLLVAADIYGITPALRALAADLGGEAEFLSPWEGEGSPFATEQDSHAAFVAGPGLEAYAERIAMASAGEPVMLVGFSVGATAAWLFAAGQHCHPDCRLVLFYGSRIRHYLDLRPRCRVEAIFAEHEAAFDPQAVAAAIASETVRTEVVPDSAHGFMNALSPGYDAALAGRQLAALRTATAEVLSL
- a CDS encoding M1 family metallopeptidase; translated protein: MKQGRMKARVRYWVVVLLWATLLLANTSAPCLAAPSHTIDARFDPAARTLAVTATLILPGGQGGHVVTLAPTARDLRLAAGNVAIAFQRAKDTVRFHTPPGTSSIRLDYVLPLDAPPEELPVSMDNPGALASDAVSGADWAMLMPASLWHPLLAGRANAYHLRLSAPSGIKAVTQGTLGRIDDQDGQTVSTWDIAKPVGRLGLCLAPYTLSEARDAPALVQTFLLAQSNRLAATYLAASAKYLRFYTDLHGPYAFTKFAVAENPLPTGYGLPSYTLLGSQVIALPFIPATSLRHEIAHSWWGNGVLVDDAGGNWCEGLTTYVADYLAKEEESPQAAREYRLKTLRAFAALAGQGQDMPLDRFGGRFSPASQAVGYGKAMYVFHMLRGFVGEAAFWQGLRQLYAARLFKPTSWEDIRRVYAGLPGFDAARSRRFFRQWLTRPGGPTPRLERVAAKANPAGGYDVTVVVGQGGQPYLLRLTLAVETEAGQTATTFVMDSRRHTASLTVPARPLRAVLDPGADCFRLLDAAESPPTVNAVKASRALTVLVADDAPESLQAAVPRLLAGLGQEGARLIRESALDGPAVAALGQGDVLVVGRPRVAVEGMVDALALSPESDTAFAVVKRGQGIAAAFTARPEAAAKDVEAAAGKVTHYGSFGIVGFKEGKNVRKSTPEPADSPLIKTF